One window of the Candidatus Zixiibacteriota bacterium genome contains the following:
- a CDS encoding S46 family peptidase, translating to MRSKVAACLIGLLLFSVAATQTFAEEGMWMLDELKDLPFEQMKAKGLELTAEQIYDLKDAVVQVGGGSGSFVSPNGLILTNHHVAFGAIQRRSTLEQNFIQNGFLAKTQKEEIHAPGYQVLITKDFKDVTKEVLKGINEKMSYFDRYKAIEKNQKKLIAECEKGGKVRCSVVEVLSGTKYYLFIYNRIKDVRLVYAPPSSIGSFGGDIDNWMWPRHAGDFSFFRAYVAPDGSPAEYSEENVPYQTKRYLPISIKGYKEGSFAMILGYPGNTLRYRDSYSVDMWQNHLYPQQIETAKGMLKILEAKSEESPELAIKFADRIAGISNSLKNNQGMLEGLKKTRLLERKLKQEAEFKEYLAQHPDLEKKYGDVLPRIGGLYAELKTYDEKQSMLDGQTSDVLGLAYTIQKWGTEKSKKDMEREPQFQERNIPDLKDYLKEAQHDLDIPTDQLILEMFITRAASLPEGQKIEAVEKIVQEKQGEEKKKAIQQFIQNLYENTRVADVDERLKMFDMTAEELKKKNDAMINFAAELEKEKSVIDDRYKSFVGAVYQLRPLFIRGISEWKKQGLYPDANGTLRFNWGEIKGYSPRDAVNYDYVTTLKGVMEKDTGTEPFDVPEVLKKLYASRDFGRYVDPGIGDMVVDFLSTNDGTGGNSGSPIMNGKGEIIGLIFDGDYESITSDFQYDPDLTRSINVDSRYILFIAEKMGQTQNILKELDIR from the coding sequence ATGAGTTGAAAGATCTCCCCTTTGAGCAGATGAAGGCTAAGGGTCTGGAGCTGACTGCGGAACAGATCTATGACTTAAAGGATGCAGTAGTCCAGGTGGGAGGCGGGAGTGGCTCTTTTGTCTCACCTAATGGTCTGATTTTGACCAATCATCACGTGGCTTTTGGTGCCATTCAGAGACGAAGCACGCTGGAGCAGAATTTCATCCAGAATGGATTTTTAGCCAAAACCCAGAAGGAGGAAATTCATGCTCCGGGATACCAGGTGCTTATTACTAAAGATTTCAAAGATGTGACCAAAGAAGTGCTCAAAGGTATAAACGAGAAGATGTCATACTTTGACCGGTATAAAGCCATAGAGAAAAACCAGAAAAAGCTGATTGCCGAATGCGAAAAAGGAGGAAAAGTTAGGTGTAGTGTTGTGGAGGTGCTCAGCGGGACCAAGTATTATCTTTTCATCTACAACAGGATCAAGGACGTGCGTCTGGTTTACGCTCCGCCAAGCTCAATCGGTAGTTTCGGAGGAGATATCGACAACTGGATGTGGCCCCGGCATGCAGGGGATTTCTCCTTTTTCAGAGCATACGTGGCTCCAGACGGGAGTCCGGCTGAATACAGCGAAGAGAACGTCCCATACCAGACCAAGAGATATCTTCCCATTTCTATCAAAGGGTATAAAGAAGGCTCTTTTGCCATGATCCTGGGTTACCCGGGTAATACCCTTCGTTACCGGGACTCGTATTCAGTGGATATGTGGCAGAATCACCTGTATCCCCAGCAGATAGAAACTGCAAAAGGAATGCTTAAGATATTAGAAGCAAAATCAGAAGAGAGTCCAGAGTTAGCCATCAAATTTGCCGACAGAATCGCAGGGATTTCTAATAGCTTGAAAAACAATCAGGGAATGCTGGAAGGGCTGAAGAAAACCCGTCTTTTGGAGCGTAAATTAAAACAAGAAGCTGAGTTCAAAGAATATCTTGCCCAGCATCCAGATTTGGAAAAAAAATATGGGGATGTTTTACCAAGAATCGGTGGCCTTTATGCGGAGTTGAAGACCTACGATGAGAAGCAGAGTATGTTAGATGGCCAGACGAGTGATGTCTTGGGTCTGGCTTATACCATCCAGAAATGGGGAACCGAGAAGAGCAAAAAGGATATGGAGAGGGAGCCCCAATTTCAGGAAAGGAACATACCTGATCTCAAAGACTATCTCAAAGAGGCTCAGCACGACCTGGACATCCCCACAGACCAGTTGATATTAGAGATGTTCATTACCAGGGCTGCCAGCTTGCCAGAGGGTCAGAAAATTGAGGCAGTAGAGAAAATCGTCCAGGAAAAACAGGGAGAGGAGAAGAAAAAAGCCATACAACAGTTTATTCAAAACCTGTATGAGAATACCAGGGTTGCGGATGTGGATGAACGTCTTAAGATGTTCGATATGACCGCAGAAGAACTTAAGAAGAAGAATGATGCAATGATCAATTTTGCGGCTGAGCTTGAAAAGGAAAAATCAGTTATCGATGACAGGTATAAATCATTCGTAGGTGCGGTTTATCAACTCAGGCCTCTCTTCATAAGAGGGATCAGCGAGTGGAAAAAACAAGGGCTTTACCCGGATGCCAATGGCACCCTTCGTTTCAACTGGGGTGAAATCAAGGGTTACTCACCACGAGATGCTGTTAATTATGACTATGTTACTACTCTGAAGGGAGTGATGGAAAAAGATACCGGCACAGAACCTTTTGACGTTCCGGAGGTTCTTAAAAAGCTATATGCCAGCCGGGATTTTGGAAGGTATGTCGATCCAGGCATAGGGGATATGGTGGTAGACTTTCTTTCAACTAACGATGGCACAGGCGGCAATTCCGGAAGCCCGATTATGAATGGAAAAGGAGAAATAATTGGTTTGATTTTTGATGGCGACTACGAAAGCATAACCTCTGATTTTCAGTATGATCCGGATTTAACCCGATCCATAAACGTGGATTCTCGCTACATTCTTTTTATCGCTGAAAAGATGGGTCAAACCCAGAATATTCTAAAGGAACTGGATATTCGCTGA